CGGGCCGTCTGACCATAAGCGGCTGTTTCAAGAGCCATATCCGCCAGTTTCGGCCAGTTGGCCGGGTTGGAGCTGGCGGCATAACCTATTTTGCCGTCTTTGATAATCCGCAAAGCCAGGCTAAGGCTCTGCTTGGACTCAATATTTTTCAGATGATTAGCTTCGAAATGAATGGGGGCGGATTCAGATTCCACCATAAAACATTCGGCTTGTTCAGCCACTTTTTTAGCTTGCTCAATTATTTTTTCAAGCATATCAGGCACCACCTACCAGGCATTTCTGAATACGGATATGGGGTGAGCCGTTGGAAACCGGCAGGGGAGACTGGCCGCCCTTGCCGCAGCCGCCGCCCTGGTTCATATCCAAATCATTGCCTATCATATCTATATTATGCAGGGTATCAAATACATTTCCGGACAGAACCACCAGGCGCAGGGCTTCGGCTATCTTGCCGTCCCTTATCATGTATGCTTCTCCGGAGGAGAAGGTAAACATTTCCATGCTGGTAGTTCCGCCGTACCAGTTCTTTACATAAATACCTTCTTTTACCCCGTCCAGCATTTCTTCCAGAGTGGAAGTGCCGGGCTCTATATAGGTATTACTCATACGTACAATGGGGGCATAGCGGTATGATATGGCTCTGGCATTGCCGGAAAGTGGCTCATTCATTTTGGCGGCAGTTTCACGTGAGTGAAGGCGGCCGCTGAGCTTACCCTCACGGATAAGGTAATTTTTAGTGGCGGCTACCCCTTCGTCATCGTATTTATAGCTGCCCCGGAGGTCCGGCATGGTGGGGTTGTCCACAATATTCAGTATTTTCGGGCCGAATTTTTTGCCCAGCACCATTACTTCCCGCATCTGGGGGTTTTCATATATATGGTCTGCTTCGGACAAATGGCCGAAGGCTTCGTGGACAAATACCCCCGCCAGTATGGGGTCAAGTATTACGGTATATTCGCCGCCTTTGACTTTGGGGGCGGTGAGCAGTTTTACGGCATGTTCGGTCATGTCTTTTATCTGGGAGTGCAGCCTGGTTATGGCATTGTAATCTCCGCGGCTGCCTACCGAGATATTGGACTGCTGGAGTTCGCCGTCTGCCGAAGCAATGGCAGTGGCGTTGAAATTTATATCTGCGCGTGACTGCTCTATGACACTGCCGCGGGAGTTTACGTAAAAGCGGCGGCGGTAGCCGTCTGAAAAGCGGATAAACGATGTTTTTATGCCTTTGGTTTGCCAGATAAGGTCTTTATATTCGTCCAGCACCCGTTTTTTATCTTCAAGCGGGCGTTCCACCGAGCTTTGAGACAGTTCATCCGGCTGGGCGTATGTAACCGAAGGGGCAGACGCAAACTGGCTCTGGGCAGAACCGGCCAGGGCAGCCTGATGGATTGCCTGATCTATCCGCTTCTGGATATCATCCAGACTGTTAAAGCTGACAAAACCCCAGCCGCCATTTACCAGCGCCCGGATATTGCCGCCCAGGTCACTGCTGCGTCCGGCAGTATCCAGGTTTTGCCCCCGGTAAGAGATATAGCTGCCGGAGCTTTCTTCCAGGTGGATTTCCAGATAGTCTGCCCGGTAGTGGTAAAGCTGTTGGGAAAGTTCATGGGCAATATTTCTGAGTTCAGTCAAGGTGGTCACCTTTAGAGAGTATTCTAACTTAAGTTTAAACTGGGGCAGTTGGCTTGTCAATTTATTGTTCAGTTTTCAGCCTTAATAGCCGGGCGGGCATTGACTAATGATGGGTAAAAGGGCTAGGATTTAGCCGTATGGGATTATTCGGAACTTCCGGCATCCGCCGTTTGGTAGATGAGCGTTTAATGGAAATAGCTCTGAAGGTAGGGTTTTCAGTAGGAAAACGCTACCGGAGAGTGGTTTTGGCGGGTGACAGCCGCACTTCAACCCCGGCTATCAAACGCATACTCAGCGGGGCGCTGGTTTCCGCCGGGGCAGATGTAGTTGATATAGGATTGGTGCCTACGCCTACCTTGGCCTTTATGGTCCGGGATTTTGATGCCGGTCTGATGGTAACCGCTTCACACAACACGGCTGAATACAACGGTATCAAGTTTCTTAATCCTGACGGCTCAGCCTTCAGTTACCTGCAGCAGCAGGAAATAACCAAAGATGTTGAATCAAGCCGTGCCCACCCCATGAAGTGGGATAGTTTCGGCCAGATAAATGCCTTTCCCTCTACTGTTGAAAAACATATGGAGCATATACTTGGTTATTTGCCGGACAAATGCCGTCTTAAGGTGGTGGTGGATTGCGGCGGCGGGGCGGCATCCGTTATAACCCCTTGGCTGCTTCAGCGTATGGGCAGCCGGGTGATTTCCCTGAATGATACTACCCACGGCTTTTTCCCTCACCCGCCTGAACCGCTGGCTGAAAATCTTAGCGGGCTGATACAGACCGTCAAAGAAAGCGATGCTGATTTGGGTATTGCCCATGACGGTGATGCCGACCGGATGGTAGCGGTGGATAAGCACGGAAACTTTATTTCGGGTGACAAGATGCTGGTGCTTTTTGCCAGAGCTGCCAGGGCAGACAAGGTGGTTACCACTCTGGATGCTTCTATGGCAGTAGACGAGATGGGGTTTAAGGTTATCCGTACGGCTGTGGGTGACAACTATGTTTCCGAGGAACTTAAACGGCAGGGTAACTTCGGGGGTGAGCCCTGCGGTGCCTGGGTCTTTCCCGAAAGCTCTCTTTGCCCTGACGGTATTTATGCCGCTGCCAGACTACTAAACCTGGTTTCTCACCAGCCCCTTTCAGAACTTATTTCGGATATACCGGAATATTCCATGAAGAGAGGCAGTGTGGAAGGCAGCGGTTTGAATCTGGCCCTGGTTGAGGAATCACTCCAGTGCCTGAATCCTCTTTCCTCCAGCCTGCTGGACGGTATAAAATTAAACCTGAAAGATGGCTGGCTGCTTATCCGCCCTTCGGGTACAGAGCCTAAAATCCGCCTGACGGCCGAAGCCAGAACACCGGAGTACTGTGAGACTATTTACCAAACCGGGCTTAAGTGCCTGAAGAGCTGTCTTTCCCGGGAGAAATAAAATGAAGGCAGTCATATTGGCAGCGGGCGAAGGCAGCCGCATGCGTCCGCTTACATTTACCCGCCCCAAGGTTATGCTGCCCATTGCGGGCAAGCCTATTTTGGAGCACCTCTTACTGGAGGTCAGCGCTGCCGGTATCACGGAGTTTATACTGGTGGTGGGTTACCGTGATGAACAGGTGCGTTCGTATTTTGCAGACGGTGCCAGGTGGGGGTTGAAAATCAGCTATTGCCAGCAGACCCGTCAGCTGGGTACCGCCCACGCCTTAAAGCAGCTTGAAAAGCAGCTGCAGGCTGATTTTCTGGTTATGAACGGGGATATACTGGCAAAATCAGCTGATATCGCCGCTCTGGCGGCATCTTCCGAAACTACACTGGGTGTTTTTGAAGCATCAGACCCACGCCGCCTGGGGGTGCTTGAAACAGACGGCAGCCGGGTAAAACGTATCCATGAAAAATCCGCAAATCCCCCCACCAATCTGGCAAATGCCGGTTTGTATTTCTTTACCCCACGTATATTTGCCGCCATAAACAATACCCCGCTGTCACTTAGGGGCGAATATGAAATAACCGCATCTATCCAGATGCTTATTGACAGCGGCCTGGCGGTGGGTTACCGCCCGCTTACTTACTGGCAGGACGTCAGCTACCCGTGGGATTTGCTTGACCTGAATGCCTCCATGCTTAAAAGCCTTAGCCAACGTATTTGCGGCCAGGTAGAGGAAAATGCGGTTATCAGGGGGGCGGTGGAAATAGGCGAAGGCAGCCGTGTTCGTTCGGGGGCGTATCTGGAAGGGCCGGTGATAATAGGCAAAAACTGTGACATAGGCCCGAATTGTTATATCCGTCCGGCTACCTCCATAGGGGATAACTGCCGGGTTGGGGCTTCGGTTGAGATAAAAAACTCTATTATTATGGATAATACCAAAATACCTCACCTGAATTATGTGGGGGATAGTGTTATCGGGCAAAACTGCAATCTGGGGGCCGGAACCAAGCTGGCAAACCTGCGTTTTGACGGCGCGGATATTACAGCCGGGGGTGTCAATACCCGCCGCCGCAAGCTGGGTGCGGTCTTGGGGGATGGGGTTGAGACCGGTATTAACGTAAGCCTTAATCCGGGCGTCCTTATAGGCGCAGGCAGCCGTATAGGGCCCGGTGCGGTTGTGAGCGGTGTTATTGAACCGAACTCATACATCGGCTAAGGCGGGGAGTGAAATATGAAACAGGCAGTTATACTGGCGGCCGGTGAAGGACAGCGTCTTAGGCCTTTTACCTCAAGCAAGTCAAAGGTTATGTTGTCTATTGCGGGTAAGCCACTGCTTGAGTACGTTATTGAATCCCTTGCCCGAAACGGTATCCGGGATATTATTCTGGTAGTGGGTTATAAACGTGAGCGTATCTTTGATTATTTCGGAGATGGCGGGCATCTGGGGGTAGAGATAACCTATGTCAGTCAGCCAAACCAGCTGGGTACAGCCCATGCCCTTAAGCAAACCAGAGACAAAATCAGAGGGGATTTTCTGGTATTAAACGGAGACCAGCTTATTAGTCCGGCAACCATAGGTGATTTTGTAAAAGAGCCGCCCCAGGCTGTTATGGTAAAAGCTATAAACGGTGAAGACCCCAGGCGGTACGGGGTGGTAAGCTCTTCGGGCAGGCGTTTGACCTCTATAGAGGAAAAACCCAGTATAGCTAAGAGCAATTTGATAAATACCGGCATTTACTCCTTTTCAACCCGGGTGTTTGACTATATTGCTGAGCATCTGGATATCCCGATGGTCTTGCAGTCCATGATTAAAGACGGGCTGGATATACGGGTAGCAGAAAGCCGGGGTGTCTGGCTGGATATAGTCTACCCGTGGGATATGCTCTCACTTAATGCAGTTGTCTCAGATACACTCAAGCCGGGCGTAGCCGGTACTATTGAAAGCGGCGTGGTGATGAAAGGGCCGGTGCTTATCGGCAAAAATACGGTTATCCGCTCCAATTCATATATTACAGGCCCGGTGATAATCGGTGAGGGTTGTGATATCGGGCCGAGTGTCTGTATTTACCCGTCCACCAGTATTGCAGACAATGTCACTGTCGCCCCTTTCTGCCAGATAAAAAACAGCCTTATTTACAGCGGTAACAGTATCGGGGTGGCTTCGGTTATTGAAGATTCGGTTATAGACCGGGGCTGTGTGATTCGCGGCCAGTTCAGCGCCCCTTCCGCCGAGGTGGAAACCCGCATAAATGATGAATTACATAAAATAAAAGTAGGTACTATGATGGGTGAAGACTGTATGGTGGGGAACGGTGCAGTTCTTCAGGGCGGTACGGTGGTGGGAAATTCCAGCCGTATAGCCCCTTTAAAAACCCTGTCGGGCAGTATACCTGACGGCAGTCTGGTGGTCTAGAATGTGCGGTATAGTGGGTTACACCGGTAAACGCCAGGCACAGGCTGTTTTATATGATTGTTTGTGCCGTCTGGAGTACCGCGGGTATGATTCCTGCGGCATAGCCGTAAACACGCCTGAGGTGCAGGTTTTTAAAGATGCAGGCAAAGTCCGTAACATACTTCAAAATGCCCCCCGGTTTGAGGGTACAGCCGGTCTGGGGCATACCCGCTGGGCTACCTGCGGTGAACCAACCCGGATAAATGCCCACCCCCACATAGACTGCACCGGCAAAATCAGCCTGGTGCATAACGGGGTAATAAATAACTATGCCCAACTCCGCAAACGGCTTGAGGCTAATGGCCACAAGGTTGTTTCAGATACGGACACCGAGCTTATTGCCCATTTGATAGAGGAGTACGATAAAGGAAACCTAGAAGAAGCCGTCCGTCAGGCAGTGAAGGAGATAGATGGCTCTTATGCTCTGGTGGTGATGCGTTCCGGGGATAATACCCTGGTAGCGGTGCGGAAGGACAGTCCGCTGGTTATCGGGGTGGGGGACAGTGAGTATCTGGTAGCTTCAGATGTGCCTGCTATTTTAGGATATACCAACCGGGTTATATATCCGGAAGAGGGGGATATTGCCGTTATCAGCCCGGACAGCCTGAAAATAAACCGGAATGGCGAATATATTATTCCCCGTGTAGAGAAGATAAACTGGACGCCGGATGAAGCCCAGAAGGGCGGCTACAGCCACTATATGCTTAAAGAAATACACGAACAGCCGCAGGTTATTCAAAATACCCTGATAAATATGCCCCTGACGGAGTCTTTTTATAAATCCCCGCTGCTGGAGCAGGGCCGTAAGACCGGCATACTGTTTCTAGCCTGCGGCAGTTCATACCATGCGGCTCTGACCGGCCGCTATTTGGTAGAGGAACATCTGAATATACCCGTCCGTCTGGAGGTGGCTTCAGAGTTCAACTATATGCAGCATTTACCGCCCTGCAAACTGGCCGTGGTGCTTAGCCAGTCTGGCGAAACCGCAGACATTTTGCGGGCCATGCGCCGTTTAAAGCAAGCCGGTTGTATGATAGTGGCCATAACAAATGTAGCCGGCAGTACGGCTGCCCGTCTGGCAGACCATGTTATATATACTCAGGCTGGGCCGGAAATAGGGGTAGCAGCTACCAAGAGTTTTATTGCCCAGCTGGTAGTCCTGTACGCTTTGTGTTTTGCCTGTGCTTCTGCTGCCAGCCCGCGTTATCAGGATTATTTAAGCACTATGCGGCTTTTACCCGGTGCTGTCCAGAAAATACTGGGCAGCCACCAGAATATTAAAGATGCGGCTATAGAAGTAGCCAAAGCTAAAAGTGCCTTTTTTATAGGCCGGGGGATTAACTATCCTATTGCCCTGGAGGGTGCTTTGAAGCTAAAGGAGATTTCGTATATCCATGCGGAGGGCTATGCTGCCGGGGAACTGAAACACGGGCCGTTTGCCCTGCTTTCTCCGGAAACGCCGGTGCTGGCGTTGGTTAGCCGTGACCAAACCTATGAAGCCATGTTGACTGGGCTGCGGGAAATAAAGGTACGGCGCGCACCTTTGATTGTTATCGGTGAAGACGGAGACGACCAGCTTGAACAGCTGGCAGACCGGGTGATAAAAATTCCGCCCTTCAACCGGCTGTTCAGTCCCATACTCTTTTCAGTAGTGCTTCAGCTGCTGGCATTTTATGCGGCTTATGAGCTGGGGCGTGACATAGATACCCCCCGCAATCTGGCTAAAAGCGTCACAGTAGAGTAGGTATTTCTCAGGCTACAAACAGGCCGGTAAGGTCTGTCTGGTCAATTATATGCCCTTCCATAGCCTTGATAAGGTCTGCCTGGTGGCTGCCGGCTTTCAGCCGCAGCACTGTATCCAAAGCAAACAGGCGGAAATGATAGTGGTGCACCCGGTTGGGCGGGGGATAAGGTCCTGTATAGCCGGTTTCTCCGGCGCTGTTTAAACCCTGGCGGATACCGTCAGGCAGGTTGGGCTCAGCGGGAACAGCTTCGGGCAGCCCCTCCC
This sequence is a window from Dehalococcoides mccartyi 195. Protein-coding genes within it:
- a CDS encoding TldD/PmbA family protein; this translates as MTELRNIAHELSQQLYHYRADYLEIHLEESSGSYISYRGQNLDTAGRSSDLGGNIRALVNGGWGFVSFNSLDDIQKRIDQAIHQAALAGSAQSQFASAPSVTYAQPDELSQSSVERPLEDKKRVLDEYKDLIWQTKGIKTSFIRFSDGYRRRFYVNSRGSVIEQSRADINFNATAIASADGELQQSNISVGSRGDYNAITRLHSQIKDMTEHAVKLLTAPKVKGGEYTVILDPILAGVFVHEAFGHLSEADHIYENPQMREVMVLGKKFGPKILNIVDNPTMPDLRGSYKYDDEGVAATKNYLIREGKLSGRLHSRETAAKMNEPLSGNARAISYRYAPIVRMSNTYIEPGTSTLEEMLDGVKEGIYVKNWYGGTTSMEMFTFSSGEAYMIRDGKIAEALRLVVLSGNVFDTLHNIDMIGNDLDMNQGGGCGKGGQSPLPVSNGSPHIRIQKCLVGGA
- the glmM gene encoding phosphoglucosamine mutase → MGLFGTSGIRRLVDERLMEIALKVGFSVGKRYRRVVLAGDSRTSTPAIKRILSGALVSAGADVVDIGLVPTPTLAFMVRDFDAGLMVTASHNTAEYNGIKFLNPDGSAFSYLQQQEITKDVESSRAHPMKWDSFGQINAFPSTVEKHMEHILGYLPDKCRLKVVVDCGGGAASVITPWLLQRMGSRVISLNDTTHGFFPHPPEPLAENLSGLIQTVKESDADLGIAHDGDADRMVAVDKHGNFISGDKMLVLFARAARADKVVTTLDASMAVDEMGFKVIRTAVGDNYVSEELKRQGNFGGEPCGAWVFPESSLCPDGIYAAARLLNLVSHQPLSELISDIPEYSMKRGSVEGSGLNLALVEESLQCLNPLSSSLLDGIKLNLKDGWLLIRPSGTEPKIRLTAEARTPEYCETIYQTGLKCLKSCLSREK
- the glmU gene encoding bifunctional sugar-1-phosphate nucleotidylyltransferase/acetyltransferase: MKAVILAAGEGSRMRPLTFTRPKVMLPIAGKPILEHLLLEVSAAGITEFILVVGYRDEQVRSYFADGARWGLKISYCQQTRQLGTAHALKQLEKQLQADFLVMNGDILAKSADIAALAASSETTLGVFEASDPRRLGVLETDGSRVKRIHEKSANPPTNLANAGLYFFTPRIFAAINNTPLSLRGEYEITASIQMLIDSGLAVGYRPLTYWQDVSYPWDLLDLNASMLKSLSQRICGQVEENAVIRGAVEIGEGSRVRSGAYLEGPVIIGKNCDIGPNCYIRPATSIGDNCRVGASVEIKNSIIMDNTKIPHLNYVGDSVIGQNCNLGAGTKLANLRFDGADITAGGVNTRRRKLGAVLGDGVETGINVSLNPGVLIGAGSRIGPGAVVSGVIEPNSYIG
- the glmU gene encoding bifunctional sugar-1-phosphate nucleotidylyltransferase/acetyltransferase, encoding MKQAVILAAGEGQRLRPFTSSKSKVMLSIAGKPLLEYVIESLARNGIRDIILVVGYKRERIFDYFGDGGHLGVEITYVSQPNQLGTAHALKQTRDKIRGDFLVLNGDQLISPATIGDFVKEPPQAVMVKAINGEDPRRYGVVSSSGRRLTSIEEKPSIAKSNLINTGIYSFSTRVFDYIAEHLDIPMVLQSMIKDGLDIRVAESRGVWLDIVYPWDMLSLNAVVSDTLKPGVAGTIESGVVMKGPVLIGKNTVIRSNSYITGPVIIGEGCDIGPSVCIYPSTSIADNVTVAPFCQIKNSLIYSGNSIGVASVIEDSVIDRGCVIRGQFSAPSAEVETRINDELHKIKVGTMMGEDCMVGNGAVLQGGTVVGNSSRIAPLKTLSGSIPDGSLVV
- the glmS gene encoding glutamine--fructose-6-phosphate transaminase (isomerizing), with the translated sequence MCGIVGYTGKRQAQAVLYDCLCRLEYRGYDSCGIAVNTPEVQVFKDAGKVRNILQNAPRFEGTAGLGHTRWATCGEPTRINAHPHIDCTGKISLVHNGVINNYAQLRKRLEANGHKVVSDTDTELIAHLIEEYDKGNLEEAVRQAVKEIDGSYALVVMRSGDNTLVAVRKDSPLVIGVGDSEYLVASDVPAILGYTNRVIYPEEGDIAVISPDSLKINRNGEYIIPRVEKINWTPDEAQKGGYSHYMLKEIHEQPQVIQNTLINMPLTESFYKSPLLEQGRKTGILFLACGSSYHAALTGRYLVEEHLNIPVRLEVASEFNYMQHLPPCKLAVVLSQSGETADILRAMRRLKQAGCMIVAITNVAGSTAARLADHVIYTQAGPEIGVAATKSFIAQLVVLYALCFACASAASPRYQDYLSTMRLLPGAVQKILGSHQNIKDAAIEVAKAKSAFFIGRGINYPIALEGALKLKEISYIHAEGYAAGELKHGPFALLSPETPVLALVSRDQTYEAMLTGLREIKVRRAPLIVIGEDGDDQLEQLADRVIKIPPFNRLFSPILFSVVLQLLAFYAAYELGRDIDTPRNLAKSVTVE
- a CDS encoding YbhB/YbcL family Raf kinase inhibitor-like protein, whose product is MLLGSSAFACGEYIPRRYSGLGGNISPPLEWMKLPEGTKSLTLILEDPDASKTFTHWLIYNIPSDREGLPEAVPAEPNLPDGIRQGLNSAGETGYTGPYPPPNRVHHYHFRLFALDTVLRLKAGSHQADLIKAMEGHIIDQTDLTGLFVA